A single genomic interval of Picosynechococcus sp. PCC 7003 harbors:
- a CDS encoding Crp/Fnr family transcriptional regulator — protein MDAAEKVCHSFLRGQVIPRYSQDIWQVERGVLQLRSHTTDGTVTVLGWLQKGSFWGSFMTKLEGIEAIALVDSRLVRHSAKAVKQSPSLQQELLQQTLQRLRQAEYLLAIAGLKRIEDRLISLLLLLKDEMGKPEATITRLRYRFTHQHLADAIGTTRVTVTRLFKEFQQQGWLKIDGDRHILLLDDPQGDRLPLPRL, from the coding sequence ATGGACGCTGCGGAAAAAGTTTGCCATTCCTTCCTACGGGGCCAGGTCATTCCCCGCTATTCTCAGGATATTTGGCAGGTGGAACGGGGTGTTTTGCAGCTCCGGAGCCATACCACCGACGGGACAGTGACAGTGTTAGGTTGGCTGCAAAAAGGCAGTTTTTGGGGGTCATTTATGACTAAGCTGGAAGGAATTGAGGCGATCGCCCTTGTGGACAGTCGTCTGGTGCGCCATTCTGCCAAGGCAGTGAAACAGTCCCCTAGCCTGCAACAAGAATTGCTCCAACAGACTCTCCAGCGCCTCCGTCAAGCCGAATATCTTCTGGCGATCGCCGGTCTCAAACGCATTGAAGACCGCTTAATTTCTTTGTTGCTGCTCCTGAAGGATGAAATGGGCAAACCAGAAGCGACCATCACCCGACTTCGTTATCGTTTTACGCACCAGCATCTCGCCGATGCCATCGGCACCACCCGTGTCACTGTCACCCGACTCTTTAAAGAATTTCAACAGCAAGGCTGGCTCAAAATTGATGGCGATCGCCACATTTTATTATTAGATGATCCCCAAGGCGATCGCCTTCCTCTGCCCAGACTCTAA
- a CDS encoding CPXCG motif-containing cysteine-rich protein → MENTATYFCAYCGEESITFVDLSGGFSQSYIEDCQVCCQPNRLFITIDEETLEVTIETDITY, encoded by the coding sequence ATGGAAAATACAGCGACCTATTTTTGTGCCTATTGTGGAGAAGAAAGCATTACTTTTGTTGATCTCAGTGGTGGTTTTTCCCAGAGTTACATCGAAGATTGCCAAGTCTGTTGTCAGCCCAATCGTCTGTTTATCACCATTGATGAAGAGACCCTAGAAGTGACCATTGAAACCGATATCACCTATTGA
- a CDS encoding TetR/AcrR family transcriptional regulator yields the protein MFQQRSPKTGLAENCAADQPRDRILKAALQLFAQKGYEKTTTKELAAKAQVAEGTLFRHFSNKKTILVEVATLGWMDLLTDFLTEMSEMGSYKAIAQVMRHRMLNMHKNKNLLKVCFIETQAHPELQEKIQAEVIDKMTGIAEAFFESAMEKGIYRKMNPHIVAQVFLGMFAIAGFSDVTIADPHATPESLREMAEGIADIFLHGVLA from the coding sequence ATGTTTCAGCAGCGATCGCCAAAGACAGGATTAGCAGAGAACTGCGCGGCAGACCAGCCCCGGGACCGAATTTTGAAGGCGGCGCTACAGTTATTCGCCCAAAAGGGATATGAAAAAACCACAACAAAGGAATTAGCCGCCAAGGCCCAAGTGGCAGAGGGCACCTTGTTTCGTCACTTTAGCAACAAAAAGACCATCCTTGTGGAAGTGGCGACCCTCGGCTGGATGGATCTCCTCACGGACTTTTTAACGGAAATGAGTGAGATGGGCAGCTACAAGGCGATCGCCCAGGTGATGCGCCACCGGATGCTAAATATGCACAAAAACAAAAATTTGCTGAAGGTTTGTTTCATTGAAACCCAAGCCCACCCAGAATTGCAGGAAAAAATCCAGGCAGAAGTGATCGATAAGATGACCGGCATTGCCGAGGCATTTTTCGAGTCAGCCATGGAAAAGGGCATTTACCGAAAAATGAACCCCCACATCGTCGCCCAGGTCTTTTTAGGGATGTTTGCGATCGCCGGCTTTTCTGATGTGACCATCGCTGACCCCCATGCGACCCCAGAGTCGCTCCGGGAGATGGCAGAAGGCATCGCCGACATTTTCCTCCACGGTGTTTTGGCCTAG
- a CDS encoding inorganic diphosphatase: MDLSRIPAQPKAGLINVLIEIPGGSKNKYEFDKDMNAFALDRVLFSSVKYPYDYGFVPNTLADDGDPLDGMVIMDEPTFPGCVIAARPIGMLEMIDGGDRDEKILCVPAEDPRYNDIKSIKQISQHRLDEIAEFFASYKNLEKKEVEILGWKDIDAVAPLVEECVKAYK, encoded by the coding sequence GTGGATTTATCTCGGATTCCTGCCCAACCGAAAGCTGGTTTGATTAACGTTTTGATCGAAATCCCCGGCGGTAGCAAAAACAAGTATGAGTTCGATAAGGATATGAATGCCTTTGCCCTCGACCGGGTGCTTTTTTCTTCGGTGAAATATCCCTACGACTACGGCTTTGTGCCCAATACCCTCGCCGATGATGGCGATCCCCTCGATGGGATGGTCATTATGGACGAGCCGACCTTCCCCGGTTGTGTCATCGCCGCCCGCCCCATTGGAATGTTAGAAATGATCGACGGTGGCGATCGCGACGAAAAAATCCTCTGTGTTCCTGCCGAAGATCCCCGTTACAACGACATTAAATCCATCAAACAGATCTCCCAGCATCGCCTAGATGAAATTGCCGAATTCTTTGCCTCCTACAAAAACCTGGAGAAAAAAGAAGTAGAAATCCTTGGCTGGAAAGATATCGATGCCGTTGCGCCCCTCGTCGAAGAGTGCGTAAAAGCTTACAAATAG
- a CDS encoding ATP-binding protein → MVAPASNTISTRLLYPQIASLLIFQGVFADPVGQTFLALLESLYSDQAAQSSGSTASIQCLRRYGRWFQALAIADVSWQDWLVGRILQDDNPFSRQAQVKSLGEMSHALQEAVRHDLTILHQVYLCEPETVRYWVTVATQVATTLTPWRRSPVMDNAFLHSHDAWPDSLEQLAGYYHRHGAGQFSQYGAFRWAEASLQPVVDPEWLPLDDIVGYPEPKTALIRNTEALLQGLPALNVLLYGSRGSGKSSLVKALLGAYYDQGLRLIEVDKTGLGDLPQIVEILRQQPQKFIIFVDDLSFEEDDEVFKSLKVVLEGSIRAKASNVVVYATSNRRHLVREFFEERSRPSQAEEIHHWDTVQEKLSFSDRFGLTLTFAPANQATYLEIVHHLAQKAGLNLTPADLDFQAKQWATRHNGRSGRTARQFIDFLVAEQALNFPQ, encoded by the coding sequence ATGGTTGCTCCCGCTTCAAACACAATTTCGACCAGGCTACTTTATCCCCAAATTGCGTCTTTACTGATTTTTCAGGGGGTGTTTGCCGATCCAGTTGGTCAGACTTTTCTCGCACTGTTAGAAAGTTTATATTCAGACCAAGCGGCCCAGTCCTCTGGGTCAACGGCCAGTATTCAGTGTTTGCGACGGTACGGGCGCTGGTTTCAAGCTTTGGCGATCGCCGATGTGAGTTGGCAAGATTGGCTCGTGGGACGTATTCTCCAGGATGATAATCCCTTTAGTCGCCAGGCCCAGGTGAAATCCCTAGGGGAAATGAGTCATGCGCTGCAAGAGGCGGTGCGCCATGACCTGACGATTTTGCACCAAGTGTATTTATGTGAGCCAGAAACCGTCCGCTATTGGGTCACCGTTGCTACCCAGGTCGCCACCACCCTTACCCCTTGGCGGCGATCGCCTGTTATGGATAATGCCTTTCTCCATTCCCACGACGCTTGGCCCGACTCCCTTGAGCAGTTGGCCGGTTATTACCATCGCCACGGGGCGGGTCAGTTTAGCCAATACGGTGCCTTCCGTTGGGCCGAAGCCAGTTTGCAACCCGTCGTTGATCCCGAATGGCTGCCCCTCGACGATATTGTGGGCTATCCAGAACCGAAAACAGCTTTAATTCGTAATACCGAAGCCTTGCTCCAGGGTTTACCGGCGTTGAATGTTCTCCTGTACGGGAGTCGCGGTTCTGGTAAATCTTCCCTGGTGAAAGCTTTGTTAGGGGCCTACTACGATCAGGGCTTAAGACTCATTGAAGTGGACAAAACGGGCCTGGGAGATTTACCGCAAATTGTGGAGATCCTCCGGCAGCAACCCCAAAAGTTCATTATTTTTGTTGATGATTTGTCCTTCGAAGAGGATGACGAAGTGTTTAAGTCCCTCAAGGTGGTACTCGAAGGCAGTATCCGGGCCAAAGCGAGTAATGTCGTCGTCTATGCCACCTCCAATCGTCGCCATTTGGTGCGGGAATTTTTCGAGGAACGGTCCCGACCCAGCCAGGCAGAGGAAATTCATCACTGGGATACGGTTCAAGAGAAATTATCCTTTAGCGATCGCTTTGGGTTGACCCTGACCTTTGCCCCGGCAAATCAGGCGACCTATCTGGAAATCGTCCACCATTTAGCCCAGAAAGCTGGCTTAAATTTGACTCCGGCTGATTTAGACTTTCAAGCGAAGCAATGGGCCACTCGTCACAATGGTCGCTCAGGCAGGACAGCCCGTCAGTTTATTGATTTTTTGGTGGCAGAACAAGCCTTAAATTTCCCCCAGTAG
- a CDS encoding EVE domain-containing protein → MAYWLFQGNPRYHRVLDAIREQTEMPWLVTRYKNKIQVGDGVLIWMAGEAAGIYAIAEIISLPTVIPPKDIQDLDYWTDPKRLRADKPRSQIRFIRKLLGQPLRKIELRFDGILRDLDVIHTPSSTNFKITPEQWLRVHQLKG, encoded by the coding sequence ATGGCATATTGGCTTTTTCAAGGGAACCCCCGTTACCATCGTGTACTTGATGCCATCCGTGAACAAACGGAAATGCCCTGGCTTGTGACCCGCTACAAAAATAAAATTCAAGTCGGTGATGGCGTCTTAATTTGGATGGCCGGTGAAGCTGCCGGAATTTATGCGATCGCCGAAATCATTAGTTTGCCCACAGTCATTCCCCCCAAAGACATTCAAGACCTCGACTATTGGACGGACCCTAAGCGCCTCCGAGCCGATAAACCCCGCAGTCAAATCCGCTTTATTCGCAAACTCCTCGGTCAACCCCTACGCAAGATAGAATTGCGATTTGATGGCATCCTGCGCGATCTCGATGTTATCCATACCCCCAGCAGTACCAACTTCAAAATTACCCCCGAACAATGGCTGCGGGTACATCAACTAAAAGGCTGA
- the tatC gene encoding twin-arginine translocase subunit TatC: MTSTQSKMPPTESPDPMREIPDEVEMSFFDHLEELRWRIFYSLIAVVVGWIGCFFFVKPIVQILEAPAVGVKFIQVAPGEFFFLSFKVAGYTGVLLASPFILYQVIQFVLPGLTRGERRLLAPVVLGSGVLFFAGLAFAYVALIPAALNFFITYGADVVEAAWSIERYFELVLGLMFFTGLAFQVPVVQMILSWLGIVSSSLMLKGWRFVVLGAVVLGAVITPSTDPMTQSLLAGAVLGLYFGGIGIVKLSGR, from the coding sequence ATGACCTCGACCCAAAGTAAAATGCCCCCAACCGAGTCCCCAGATCCCATGCGGGAGATCCCCGATGAAGTGGAAATGTCCTTTTTCGATCACCTCGAAGAACTCCGCTGGCGTATTTTTTATTCTCTAATTGCCGTGGTTGTCGGTTGGATCGGCTGTTTCTTTTTTGTCAAACCTATCGTCCAAATCTTAGAAGCACCTGCCGTTGGGGTGAAATTTATCCAGGTGGCCCCCGGCGAATTTTTCTTTCTGTCATTTAAAGTGGCGGGTTACACCGGCGTTTTATTGGCGAGTCCTTTCATTCTGTACCAAGTCATTCAGTTTGTTTTACCGGGGCTGACCCGAGGGGAACGGCGTCTCCTTGCTCCCGTTGTGTTGGGGTCTGGTGTGCTGTTTTTTGCGGGCTTGGCCTTCGCCTACGTTGCCCTAATTCCAGCGGCCTTGAATTTTTTCATTACCTATGGTGCTGATGTCGTAGAGGCGGCCTGGTCCATTGAGCGATATTTTGAGTTGGTGCTGGGTCTGATGTTCTTTACGGGGCTAGCGTTTCAGGTGCCCGTGGTACAAATGATTTTGTCCTGGCTGGGGATTGTTTCTTCGAGCTTGATGCTTAAGGGTTGGCGCTTTGTGGTGCTGGGGGCGGTGGTTCTCGGTGCTGTGATTACGCCCTCGACAGATCCGATGACCCAATCGCTCTTGGCTGGGGCAGTGTTGGGCCTATATTTTGGTGGTATTGGTATTGTGAAACTCTCAGGACGCTAG
- a CDS encoding response regulator, with amino-acid sequence MIPKILVIEAESDLRGSLVISLIVEGYAVTGVANGAIGVSLARRLTPDVIICDFRLPCLDGREIFGQLRHDQSTEKIPFILISADALPEYSVPKPDSFLRKPFGRHELMDAVLQAIAKPLAPSF; translated from the coding sequence ATGATCCCCAAAATTTTAGTGATCGAAGCTGAATCTGATCTGCGAGGTAGCTTGGTTATTTCCTTAATTGTCGAAGGCTATGCCGTTACAGGTGTAGCGAATGGTGCCATTGGGGTTAGTTTGGCGCGACGGCTGACGCCAGATGTGATTATTTGTGATTTTCGCTTGCCCTGTCTTGATGGCCGAGAAATTTTTGGTCAATTGCGCCATGATCAATCCACCGAAAAAATTCCGTTTATTTTGATCAGCGCCGATGCTTTGCCAGAATATTCTGTGCCCAAGCCCGATTCTTTCCTCCGTAAACCCTTCGGTCGCCACGAATTAATGGATGCTGTGCTGCAGGCGATCGCCAAGCCCCTGGCTCCAAGTTTCTAG
- a CDS encoding cupin domain-containing protein — MTLTAAAVIEYLGLEPHLEGGYFRETYRSALSMATERPGGDRQLLTSIYYLLSQSRPMDYLHRNQSPIMHYFHGGAAITYHTLSPEGQWQTTKLGFDLAAGEVPQLLVPGGYWKTAILETGEFGLLGEAVAPGFDYQDLEVAQGAVLKDLYPEHWPQLKAYIHPNH; from the coding sequence ATGACTTTGACAGCAGCAGCCGTAATTGAATATTTGGGCCTGGAGCCCCATTTGGAAGGGGGCTATTTCCGAGAAACTTACCGATCGGCACTATCCATGGCCACCGAGAGACCGGGAGGCGATCGCCAACTGTTAACTTCGATTTACTATCTGCTCAGTCAATCCCGGCCCATGGATTATCTGCACCGTAACCAATCGCCAATCATGCACTATTTCCACGGTGGGGCGGCAATCACTTACCACACCCTTTCTCCGGAAGGCCAGTGGCAGACTACGAAGCTCGGCTTTGACTTGGCGGCGGGGGAAGTGCCCCAACTCCTGGTGCCAGGGGGTTACTGGAAAACAGCCATTTTAGAAACGGGCGAATTTGGTCTTTTGGGGGAAGCGGTGGCCCCAGGGTTTGATTACCAAGATTTGGAAGTGGCCCAGGGGGCAGTTCTTAAAGATCTGTATCCGGAGCATTGGCCGCAACTTAAGGCTTACATTCATCCAAACCATTAA